A part of Aquaspirillum sp. LM1 genomic DNA contains:
- a CDS encoding 5-formyltetrahydrofolate cyclo-ligase: MTDSAIAVAKSELRAELRRRRRALSPRFRRQAALAVARHARRWLRPGHTLAAYLTSGSELDTRPLLAAALQRGCRVLLPVVPARGRQLTFTELTAHPRWRNNRYGIAECLGPRVPLAHATHLLLPLLGFDDAGRRLGQGGGFYDSTLARWAHRPGCPRLIGVAYRAQKLDCVPVEDWDQRLDAILTEHGVQRVRRP; the protein is encoded by the coding sequence ATGACCGACTCTGCCATTGCGGTGGCCAAATCCGAGCTGCGCGCCGAGCTGCGGCGTCGGCGTCGGGCGCTGTCGCCGCGCTTTCGCCGTCAGGCGGCGCTGGCCGTGGCCCGGCATGCCCGCCGCTGGCTGCGCCCCGGCCATACCCTGGCCGCCTACCTGACCAGCGGCAGCGAGCTGGACACCCGCCCGCTGCTGGCCGCTGCGCTGCAGCGCGGCTGTCGGGTGCTGTTGCCCGTGGTGCCGGCCCGAGGCCGGCAACTGACCTTCACCGAACTGACCGCCCATCCGCGCTGGCGCAATAACCGCTACGGCATTGCCGAATGCCTGGGGCCACGGGTGCCGCTGGCGCACGCCACCCATCTGCTGCTGCCCTTGCTCGGGTTTGACGACGCCGGTCGCCGGCTGGGCCAGGGCGGCGGCTTTTACGACAGCACGCTGGCACGCTGGGCGCACCGGCCTGGCTGCCCCCGGCTGATTGGCGTGGCGTATCGCGCGCAAAAACTCGACTGCGTGCCAGTGGAAGACTGGGATCAACGTCTGGACGCCATCCTGACCGAACACGGCGTGCAACGGGTGCGCCGCCCCTGA
- a CDS encoding cell division protein ZapA, translating to MSQVHIEVSLLGRRFAVGCPQEEQESLVAAVALLEQRMLTVRDVGRVVEVDKIAIIAALNLTHDYLKLMREYEADTSGLEIEQIQRKIEAMNETIDQAMLEQNRLF from the coding sequence ATGAGTCAGGTGCATATTGAAGTCAGCCTGCTGGGCCGCCGTTTTGCGGTGGGCTGTCCGCAGGAAGAGCAGGAATCGCTGGTGGCGGCGGTGGCCCTGCTGGAGCAGCGCATGCTGACCGTGCGCGACGTGGGCCGGGTGGTGGAGGTGGACAAAATTGCCATTATTGCTGCCCTGAACCTCACCCACGACTATCTGAAACTGATGCGCGAATACGAAGCCGACACATCGGGCTTGGAGATCGAGCAAATCCAGCGTAAGATAGAGGCCATGAACGAAACCATCGATCAAGCAATGTTGGAGCAAAATCGCTTGTTTTAA
- the cobU gene encoding bifunctional adenosylcobinamide kinase/adenosylcobinamide-phosphate guanylyltransferase — protein sequence MSQFFIGGARSGKSRLAEAAALAWPGPVSYLATAQVGDAEFARRVAIHRARRPAHWALIEQPPSLAAALQANASAERLILLDCLTLWLAGFLTEEGADEARWQRERDALLAALPDLPGELVLVSNEIGWGVVPMGAVTRWFVDELGWLNQAVAARCQRVTLVAAGLPLVLKAPV from the coding sequence ATGTCACAGTTTTTCATCGGCGGTGCCCGCAGTGGCAAAAGCCGGCTGGCCGAGGCCGCCGCGCTGGCCTGGCCGGGGCCGGTCAGCTACCTGGCCACGGCCCAGGTTGGCGATGCCGAGTTTGCCCGGCGGGTGGCCATTCACCGGGCGCGCCGCCCGGCGCACTGGGCGCTGATTGAACAGCCGCCCAGCCTGGCGGCGGCGCTGCAGGCCAACGCCAGCGCCGAGCGGCTGATTTTGCTGGACTGTCTGACCCTGTGGCTGGCCGGGTTTTTAACCGAAGAGGGCGCGGACGAAGCGCGCTGGCAGCGCGAGCGCGACGCATTGCTGGCGGCGTTGCCCGATTTGCCGGGAGAGCTGGTGCTGGTCAGCAATGAAATTGGCTGGGGCGTGGTGCCGATGGGCGCGGTGACCCGCTGGTTTGTCGATGAACTGGGCTGGCTGAATCAGGCCGTGGCGGCGCGCTGCCAGCGGGTGACGCTGGTGGCTGCCGGCCTGCCGCTGGTGCTGAAAGCGCCGGTTTGA
- a CDS encoding saccharopine dehydrogenase NADP-binding domain-containing protein — protein MTDTSASLATSSGYTILVVGGTGETGRRILHALRRRHPELRLHYASRTAAAAGLLPADILHVPLDLTRPELVGHVFRGYSLVVLAMGPTEAFGARIHTLCMQAGADCVDINDNLHVAQSVYALHDQACAAGRRIYTGMGLSPGLSSLMLMELADEHASSAGVYRCRLYMGAGYGGGKTSPYAMLDNFSSRCTGWFDNRLQSAPTPWRDGRHLFQFPGHAQALELIPYSSPEAAGLAALAARQAQSIRDLDSRFHVQYLTQRFARTLARWRLSPRQRDFFAGMFYRSGQSMKQRKDADPDTCVWVYPDDSPERGLVLHGVISSYDLTALTACALIDAYLAQALPATAGVFSMETLPASVRQWLTQDLASYGVCYKRTSLATLVSEQRYFGWSRVSQGEVGLLPHFGQNWYSVPVQHPRMMPLQKTFLLDSALWRALKSRLGALGLARFVVRFMWRWKRHHRQLAEVRERGPAIYTPLTRDISMFTAGYSSARDVLGQAQALPLYRQMFLDTGAMEMNWLWPSAELLATLENPAMGVLAYWRAFLHSYQADGVLTFVERERDDGSVLFSLSHCLYASLFAELGCPELSPLIRDMEHAALLEMSRNSGVHIDWQTGEAGYATVKMVWPSHSLTQEAASSGLPRVSQKWDG, from the coding sequence ATGACGGATACTTCTGCTTCTCTTGCTACATCTTCTGGTTACACCATTCTAGTCGTAGGGGGTACCGGTGAAACTGGCAGGCGTATCCTGCATGCCTTGCGCCGCCGCCATCCGGAATTACGCCTGCACTATGCCTCGCGCACTGCCGCTGCTGCCGGGCTGCTGCCGGCAGATATTTTGCATGTGCCTCTGGATCTGACCCGGCCAGAGCTGGTCGGACACGTCTTCCGTGGCTATTCGCTGGTGGTGCTGGCCATGGGACCAACCGAAGCGTTTGGTGCGCGCATCCACACTTTGTGCATGCAGGCCGGGGCGGATTGCGTCGATATCAACGATAACCTCCATGTCGCACAAAGCGTATACGCGCTACATGATCAGGCCTGCGCGGCAGGCCGGCGCATTTATACTGGCATGGGGCTGTCACCAGGCTTGTCATCACTGATGCTGATGGAACTGGCTGACGAACATGCCTCCAGCGCAGGCGTTTACCGTTGCCGTTTGTACATGGGGGCGGGTTATGGCGGTGGCAAAACCAGTCCGTATGCCATGCTGGACAATTTTTCCAGTCGCTGCACTGGCTGGTTTGACAACCGTCTGCAATCGGCTCCCACGCCTTGGCGTGATGGCCGTCATCTGTTTCAATTTCCGGGGCATGCCCAAGCGCTGGAACTGATTCCCTACTCCAGCCCGGAAGCCGCTGGGCTGGCTGCGTTAGCCGCACGCCAGGCTCAGTCCATTCGCGATCTCGATAGCCGTTTTCATGTGCAGTACCTCACGCAACGCTTTGCCCGCACACTGGCGCGCTGGCGTCTGAGCCCACGTCAGCGCGATTTTTTTGCTGGCATGTTTTATCGCAGCGGACAATCGATGAAGCAGCGCAAAGACGCCGACCCGGATACCTGCGTCTGGGTGTACCCCGACGATTCGCCCGAACGTGGGCTAGTGCTACATGGCGTGATTTCGTCTTACGATCTGACCGCGCTGACCGCCTGCGCCCTGATTGATGCCTATCTGGCGCAAGCTCTGCCAGCCACTGCTGGGGTATTTTCGATGGAAACCCTACCTGCCAGCGTCAGGCAGTGGCTGACACAGGATCTTGCCAGCTACGGGGTGTGTTACAAACGCACCAGCCTGGCTACCTTGGTCAGTGAGCAGCGTTATTTTGGCTGGAGTCGGGTGAGCCAGGGCGAGGTTGGCTTGTTGCCGCATTTTGGCCAGAACTGGTATAGCGTGCCGGTGCAGCACCCACGCATGATGCCGCTGCAAAAAACTTTTTTACTCGACTCCGCTCTGTGGCGCGCACTCAAATCCCGGCTGGGCGCACTGGGGTTGGCCCGCTTTGTTGTCCGCTTCATGTGGCGCTGGAAGCGTCATCATCGCCAATTGGCTGAAGTGCGCGAGCGGGGTCCGGCCATTTATACCCCGCTGACCCGCGATATCAGCATGTTTACTGCTGGCTACAGCAGTGCGCGCGATGTGCTGGGACAGGCTCAGGCCCTACCTTTGTATCGCCAGATGTTTTTAGATACCGGGGCAATGGAAATGAACTGGCTATGGCCTTCAGCCGAGTTGCTGGCCACGCTGGAAAATCCGGCAATGGGCGTATTGGCATATTGGCGGGCTTTCCTGCACAGCTATCAAGCGGATGGCGTTCTGACGTTTGTCGAGCGTGAGCGCGACGATGGCAGCGTACTGTTTTCGCTGAGCCATTGCCTCTATGCCAGCTTGTTTGCCGAATTGGGCTGCCCGGAGCTCAGCCCGCTGATTCGGGACATGGAACATGCTGCACTGTTGGAAATGAGCAGGAACAGCGGCGTGCATATTGACTGGCAAACCGGGGAGGCGGGCTATGCCACAGTCAAGATGGTCTGGCCATCACACTCGTTGACCCAGGAGGCAGCAAGCTCCGGCTTGCCGAGGGTGTCGCAAAAGTGGGATGGATAG
- a CDS encoding saccharopine dehydrogenase NADP-binding domain-containing protein — translation MREAHFSARIMILGGFGRVGSEVAHYLLTHSRYALTLVARTPRPLPEAWTAEQCARVRCLTLDAFQPEALMRACAEVDLVVSCLGPSGVVGSRVADACWAAGVPLVDAGGYDPLLQHLEHRQTREAAPVPLVINVGLLPGLSGIFPLHVLEQHQASHHTEALSVYYVGRDAWSESSAWDIIHGLGDFGQEHGFCYLKHDTLCPVRLRRAASRAEFPAPLGSQNTMLIYSAELRRLGRQLQLDSLKVYGANLGPRAAMVGLVAKVLRMYRTPAGTARAACWMARASAHDMRTRTPLYAIHVEAKLRTGERLTGDLMVADTYQATGVTLGITARYLLEPGNRPAPGVQMLHEAVPASAFFALLQQAGVIESLSSTCYPHPATAGVAP, via the coding sequence ATGCGTGAAGCTCATTTTTCCGCCCGGATCATGATTCTGGGTGGATTTGGTCGTGTTGGTAGCGAGGTGGCGCACTACCTGCTGACTCACAGTCGTTACGCTCTGACGCTGGTTGCGCGTACGCCGCGCCCGCTGCCTGAGGCCTGGACTGCCGAACAGTGCGCCCGTGTGCGCTGCCTGACGCTGGATGCCTTCCAGCCCGAGGCACTGATGCGCGCCTGCGCTGAAGTCGACCTTGTGGTTTCCTGCCTGGGACCTTCTGGCGTGGTGGGAAGTAGGGTGGCTGATGCTTGCTGGGCCGCTGGGGTCCCTCTGGTGGATGCCGGCGGCTACGACCCTTTATTGCAGCATCTGGAGCACCGACAAACCCGTGAGGCAGCCCCCGTGCCTCTGGTGATCAATGTCGGGCTATTGCCGGGCTTGTCCGGGATTTTCCCATTGCATGTCCTGGAACAACATCAGGCCAGTCATCACACTGAGGCTTTGTCGGTGTACTACGTGGGGCGGGATGCCTGGAGCGAAAGCTCGGCATGGGACATTATCCATGGCCTAGGTGATTTTGGTCAGGAGCATGGTTTTTGCTACCTTAAGCACGACACATTGTGCCCGGTGCGGCTGCGCCGAGCGGCTTCCCGCGCTGAATTTCCTGCCCCCTTGGGCTCACAGAACACCATGCTGATTTATTCAGCAGAGCTGCGTCGACTGGGGCGTCAACTGCAGTTGGATAGTCTGAAAGTGTATGGTGCCAATCTGGGGCCGCGTGCGGCAATGGTAGGTCTGGTGGCCAAGGTCTTACGCATGTACCGAACGCCTGCCGGCACGGCGCGGGCTGCCTGCTGGATGGCGCGGGCGTCCGCGCACGACATGCGCACCCGTACGCCACTGTATGCCATTCATGTCGAGGCCAAACTGCGTACCGGCGAACGTCTCACTGGTGATTTGATGGTCGCGGATACCTATCAAGCCACTGGCGTCACGCTGGGAATTACTGCCCGTTACCTACTGGAACCAGGCAACCGGCCTGCGCCGGGTGTGCAAATGCTGCATGAGGCTGTGCCGGCAAGTGCGTTTTTTGCACTATTGCAGCAGGCTGGTGTGATTGAAAGCCTGTCCAGTACCTGCTATCCCCACCCTGCCACTGCTGGAGTTGCACCATGA
- a CDS encoding MFS transporter gives MSSRSASSLLLPLLAALYTMQGMNVGLAFDAYPVLLRHAGVSLETLSLLPLASLPWIVKFLWAPLLDNYWSPRFGRRKSWIIPAQCLQGCLLVVIALLPFNTATTSILMVVIFVSCMVGSTQDIATDGLAADLSHGKTLVNANAVQVGGLAGGMLLGGPGVLMCSEVLDKTQAILLMAGLVWATVGWLLLWSEPAGPRISRSPARLRKTWERKGFMPLFALALFAPLAGSILYNLVRMILLDGGLSISEVGVLTGIEGYGSVLMGSVLASWLLLHGRLFWMFLVASVLVLLASLGWLLLLQLPGALHSWLPVGLIATTGLGLGIINVSTFKLLMDYVQRGDQAATDYAVFQSTGLGSDIMASMLSTAVSAWLGYTAGVALSTLAAIWLIVGWWLIGRAWSMPTPPEAVH, from the coding sequence ATGTCGTCTCGCTCGGCTTCTTCTTTATTGCTACCCTTGCTGGCTGCCCTGTACACCATGCAAGGCATGAATGTGGGCCTGGCGTTTGATGCGTATCCGGTGTTATTGCGCCATGCCGGGGTATCGCTGGAAACACTGTCCTTGTTGCCACTCGCCAGTCTGCCCTGGATTGTGAAATTTCTGTGGGCACCTCTGCTGGATAACTATTGGTCACCCCGGTTTGGCCGGCGCAAGAGCTGGATCATCCCTGCACAGTGCTTGCAGGGCTGCTTACTGGTGGTAATTGCCTTGCTACCTTTCAACACAGCCACCACTTCCATTCTGATGGTGGTGATTTTTGTTTCCTGCATGGTGGGCAGCACTCAAGACATTGCTACCGACGGGTTAGCCGCCGATCTGTCGCATGGCAAAACCCTGGTGAATGCCAATGCCGTGCAGGTAGGAGGACTGGCAGGCGGTATGCTGCTGGGTGGGCCGGGGGTATTGATGTGTTCGGAAGTGCTGGACAAAACTCAGGCCATTCTGCTGATGGCTGGTTTGGTCTGGGCTACAGTCGGCTGGCTGCTGCTGTGGTCAGAGCCTGCCGGACCACGCATTTCGCGCTCGCCGGCCCGTCTGCGGAAAACCTGGGAACGCAAGGGATTTATGCCTTTGTTCGCGCTGGCTTTGTTTGCGCCACTGGCCGGATCTATTCTATACAACCTGGTACGCATGATTTTGCTGGATGGTGGCCTGTCGATAAGCGAGGTTGGGGTACTCACCGGTATTGAGGGCTATGGCAGCGTGCTGATGGGAAGTGTGCTGGCGTCGTGGCTGCTGCTGCATGGACGATTGTTCTGGATGTTTCTGGTAGCCAGCGTACTGGTGTTGCTGGCCAGTCTGGGCTGGCTACTGTTGCTGCAACTCCCTGGTGCCTTGCACTCATGGTTACCGGTAGGATTGATTGCTACTACGGGACTAGGATTGGGCATCATCAATGTCAGTACATTCAAATTGCTGATGGACTATGTCCAGCGCGGAGATCAGGCGGCAACCGACTATGCCGTGTTTCAAAGCACGGGCTTGGGTTCGGACATCATGGCGTCGATGTTATCCACGGCAGTATCGGCTTGGCTGGGCTACACTGCTGGCGTGGCGCTCTCCACCCTGGCAGCCATCTGGCTGATCGTGGGTTGGTGGTTAATCGGGCGAGCATGGAGCATGCCAACACCACCTGAGGCCGTACACTGA
- a CDS encoding 4'-phosphopantetheinyl transferase, whose amino-acid sequence MALFYVDSCCAAPCCHLHQVSPWHRTFPGGFQTFTGSGRASCHVVCAWCAICSVYYLFTMPHPNRFCLDALGIDHLPALATCLHPLPIRTSGDILLAAGIHLREARFEPARFDPNLFILLNIARPDVLRGAAPARLAEFLAGRYCAGHALLAAGRGWTSVPVGAQREPCWPVGVCGTISHTRRGGHGHAIAAVAHDIGDRLALGVDLEDLIDDAAQPALAEMILDAQEQELRPTDEDPARWLTLAFSAKESLFKAVFPDVRSYLDFQVARLVTAQAGWFCLRLMQDIHPRWRAGQLIWGRYQWSGIRLTTLLVHPDPDAPAG is encoded by the coding sequence TTGGCATTATTTTATGTTGATTCCTGTTGTGCCGCGCCCTGTTGCCATCTCCATCAGGTATCGCCTTGGCACAGAACTTTTCCGGGGGGATTCCAGACATTTACGGGTAGTGGGCGGGCGTCATGCCATGTAGTCTGTGCGTGGTGTGCCATCTGCTCCGTTTATTACCTGTTCACCATGCCCCACCCCAACCGGTTCTGCCTGGACGCACTCGGCATTGATCACCTGCCTGCTCTGGCCACCTGCTTGCACCCTCTACCAATTCGTACGTCTGGCGACATTCTGCTGGCAGCTGGCATTCATCTGCGCGAAGCGCGTTTTGAGCCTGCCCGTTTTGACCCGAACCTGTTTATCCTGCTCAATATTGCCCGGCCCGACGTTTTGCGCGGTGCGGCACCAGCCAGGCTGGCTGAGTTTCTGGCTGGACGTTACTGTGCCGGACATGCACTGCTGGCAGCAGGGAGAGGCTGGACGTCTGTGCCGGTTGGTGCGCAACGGGAACCCTGCTGGCCAGTAGGTGTGTGCGGCACTATCAGTCATACCCGGCGAGGTGGGCATGGGCATGCCATTGCTGCCGTGGCGCATGACATTGGCGACAGGCTGGCGCTGGGTGTGGATTTGGAGGATTTGATCGATGATGCTGCGCAGCCAGCGTTGGCAGAAATGATTCTGGATGCGCAAGAACAAGAGCTGCGCCCCACTGATGAAGATCCCGCACGCTGGCTGACGCTGGCGTTTTCGGCCAAAGAAAGCCTGTTCAAGGCAGTGTTTCCGGATGTGCGCAGCTATCTGGATTTTCAGGTGGCGCGTCTGGTGACGGCGCAGGCGGGCTGGTTTTGTCTGCGTCTGATGCAGGATATTCACCCGCGCTGGCGTGCCGGACAATTGATCTGGGGGCGTTATCAGTGGTCAGGTATCCGCCTGACCACTTTGCTAGTCCATCCCGACCCGGATGCACCAGCTGGCTGA
- a CDS encoding salicylate synthase, with product MDEYAFIPFPPEHVQRYQQAGYWQQQTLGQQLRDWASRFASRIAVVDGEQRISYQALDQQVDRLSASLHALGITQGDRVLVQLPNSLAFVSVCFALFRLGAWPILAMPSQRSHDIQALCHLAEPVAYIAPTRFLGFDYRPLADEVSAQHPAVQVFLLDAGLDPFSCFAPAPPAAADWPEPDPFSPALLLLSGGTTGTPKLIPRTHADYLYNAQTMAQCSGVNSQTVYLAALPVAHNFPLSCPGLLGVWQAGGCVVMARTPGFDETFPLIARERVTLTALVPPLVQLWVSAREWDNSDLSSLEVLQVGGSRLDRGLAAAITPALGCQLQQVFGMAEGLICCTRLNDPLQQVLHTQGRAISPLDEVRIVDPDTGLPVQEGECGELQVRGPYTIQGYYRAAAHNALSFTADGFYRSGDWVWRTPEGNLVVEGRIKEQINRAGEKIASAEVEDALSGYPGMSQCTLVGVADDSLGERSCLCMIADGEPPSLGEIQHALQAKGFPRYKQPDQLLCVRSWPLTSVGKIDKRQLAQWATQAYAQPQGTPPGYHEIDCPIDSDVWSLATQLASTTMANTYVLYEQGDTCLLALDTAATLTALPDVVMYQQAGESWRYPGPPSPEQLHAVCQRIPLRDWRLYGLGQFELAHLFHQTGVALDPMQPLLQLFIPQHELRISPGSVLIRSLDADALPMLQQWVQRSQTTLRNPQDTAVSPLVLAEVSSQNAEHYQQQVAKAVADIQAGNYQKIILSRQVSVPVPVDLPASYRLGRQHNTPARSFLVQLPSVQLLGFSPETVVEVSAQRQVSTQPLAGTRSLGRDAQHEAELRKELLNDTKEIAEHAVSVKLACEELGSICIEGSVHVPQFMQVLRRGSVQHLASRVHGQLRDELSAWHAFAALFPAVTASGIPKQPSLRAIAQYEGQPRGAYSGCIMHLDANGTLDAALVLRSLYQQNGHCWLQAGAGIVDQSRPARELEETIEKLSCIARYLVARPTHHAAGSDFSCEISTCQ from the coding sequence ATGGACGAGTATGCATTTATTCCGTTTCCTCCCGAGCATGTTCAACGCTACCAGCAGGCAGGTTACTGGCAACAGCAGACGCTAGGCCAGCAACTGCGCGACTGGGCCAGCCGGTTTGCCTCGCGCATTGCCGTGGTGGATGGTGAACAGCGCATCAGTTATCAAGCGCTGGATCAGCAAGTTGACCGCTTGAGCGCCAGCCTGCATGCGCTTGGAATTACCCAGGGCGACCGGGTGCTGGTGCAACTGCCCAACAGCCTGGCGTTTGTCAGCGTATGTTTTGCCCTGTTCCGTCTGGGTGCCTGGCCGATTCTGGCCATGCCATCGCAACGCAGCCATGATATCCAGGCGCTGTGTCATCTGGCTGAACCGGTGGCATATATTGCTCCGACCCGTTTTCTTGGCTTTGATTATCGCCCCTTGGCGGACGAGGTCAGTGCCCAGCATCCAGCCGTGCAGGTGTTCTTGCTCGATGCCGGACTTGACCCATTTTCCTGCTTTGCTCCCGCGCCGCCAGCTGCAGCAGATTGGCCTGAACCTGACCCATTTTCACCGGCCCTGCTCTTGCTTTCTGGCGGCACAACAGGCACCCCAAAGCTGATTCCGCGCACCCATGCCGACTATCTGTACAACGCGCAAACTATGGCGCAGTGTAGTGGAGTCAATTCACAGACGGTATACCTGGCCGCCCTGCCGGTTGCCCATAACTTCCCCTTGTCTTGCCCCGGCCTGCTGGGAGTCTGGCAAGCAGGCGGCTGCGTCGTCATGGCGCGCACGCCAGGTTTTGATGAGACATTTCCGCTGATCGCCCGCGAGCGGGTTACTTTGACAGCGCTGGTGCCGCCATTGGTCCAACTATGGGTCAGTGCTCGCGAATGGGACAATAGCGATCTGTCCAGCCTGGAAGTGCTGCAAGTCGGTGGCTCCCGGCTAGATCGCGGGCTAGCCGCGGCCATCACACCAGCGCTGGGTTGCCAGTTGCAACAAGTGTTTGGTATGGCCGAAGGGCTGATTTGTTGCACCCGACTGAATGACCCACTCCAGCAGGTGCTTCATACCCAGGGCCGGGCAATTTCACCACTGGATGAAGTGCGGATTGTTGACCCGGACACGGGCCTTCCGGTGCAGGAAGGTGAATGCGGAGAATTGCAGGTTCGCGGCCCTTACACTATCCAGGGCTATTACCGCGCCGCTGCGCACAATGCGCTGAGTTTCACTGCCGATGGCTTTTATCGTTCCGGCGACTGGGTGTGGCGCACGCCTGAAGGTAATCTGGTAGTGGAAGGGCGCATCAAGGAGCAAATCAACCGAGCGGGTGAAAAAATTGCCAGCGCCGAAGTAGAAGATGCGTTGAGTGGTTACCCTGGCATGAGCCAGTGCACGCTAGTTGGCGTCGCTGACGACAGCCTAGGTGAGCGCAGTTGCCTGTGTATGATTGCCGATGGCGAACCACCCTCACTGGGCGAAATCCAGCATGCACTGCAGGCCAAAGGTTTTCCCCGTTACAAGCAGCCAGATCAGTTGCTGTGCGTCAGATCTTGGCCACTGACGTCGGTGGGCAAGATTGACAAGCGCCAGTTGGCGCAATGGGCAACCCAGGCCTACGCTCAACCACAGGGCACTCCACCTGGCTACCACGAAATCGACTGCCCGATTGACAGTGATGTCTGGTCGTTGGCCACTCAATTGGCCAGCACCACCATGGCCAACACCTATGTGCTGTACGAACAGGGTGACACCTGCCTGCTTGCCCTGGATACGGCGGCCACCCTGACGGCCCTCCCCGATGTAGTGATGTATCAGCAGGCGGGAGAATCATGGCGCTACCCTGGCCCGCCCAGCCCTGAACAGCTCCATGCCGTATGCCAGCGCATTCCGTTGCGCGATTGGCGCCTCTATGGGTTAGGTCAGTTCGAACTGGCACATCTGTTCCATCAAACCGGCGTGGCGCTGGACCCCATGCAGCCTTTGCTGCAGTTGTTCATTCCCCAGCATGAGTTGCGAATCTCGCCAGGGTCAGTGCTGATTCGCAGCCTGGATGCTGATGCACTACCCATGCTGCAGCAGTGGGTGCAACGCAGTCAGACCACGTTGCGCAACCCGCAAGATACAGCGGTATCACCACTGGTGCTTGCCGAGGTATCCAGCCAGAACGCCGAGCATTACCAGCAGCAAGTTGCCAAGGCTGTTGCTGATATCCAGGCCGGAAATTACCAGAAAATCATCCTGTCCAGACAAGTCAGCGTGCCCGTGCCTGTTGATCTACCGGCCAGTTATCGGCTGGGGCGCCAGCACAATACCCCGGCACGTTCTTTTTTGGTGCAACTGCCCTCCGTACAGCTACTGGGCTTCAGTCCAGAAACGGTCGTGGAAGTCAGTGCCCAGCGGCAAGTGAGCACCCAGCCGTTGGCCGGAACCCGCTCACTGGGCCGAGACGCCCAGCACGAAGCAGAACTGCGTAAGGAACTGCTCAACGACACCAAGGAAATTGCCGAGCACGCCGTCTCAGTCAAGCTGGCTTGCGAGGAACTGGGCAGCATCTGCATCGAAGGTTCAGTGCATGTGCCCCAATTCATGCAGGTGTTGCGCCGAGGATCGGTACAACACCTAGCCTCGCGGGTGCATGGCCAGTTGCGCGATGAACTGAGCGCCTGGCATGCCTTTGCCGCACTGTTTCCTGCCGTGACAGCATCCGGCATTCCCAAGCAGCCGTCACTGCGCGCCATTGCCCAGTATGAAGGCCAGCCACGTGGCGCATACAGCGGCTGCATCATGCATCTTGACGCCAATGGCACGCTAGACGCTGCCTTGGTTTTACGAAGCCTGTATCAACAAAATGGTCACTGCTGGTTACAGGCCGGTGCCGGTATCGTCGACCAGTCTCGTCCAGCGCGTGAGCTGGAAGAAACCATTGAAAAACTCAGTTGTATTGCCCGTTATCTGGTGGCGCGCCCTACTCATCACGCCGCAGGCAGTGATTTTTCTTGCGAGATCTCGACATGTCAGTAA